A region of Asticcacaulis excentricus DNA encodes the following proteins:
- a CDS encoding ribonucleoside-diphosphate reductase subunit alpha → MSANDAAAKVQGAASVKGTLKVRPKERPEFKLIKTVVTDPSKDDKLTDFGKKTLDDRYLLAGETYQDMFARVATAYADDAEHAQRIYNYISNLWFMPATPVLSNGGAKRGLPISCFLNSVPDSLEGIVSVWNENVALASNGGGIGTYWGGVRSIGEKVKGAGQTSGIIPFIRVMDSLTLAISQGSLRRGSAAVYIDIFHPEIEEFLEIRKPSGDFNRKALNLHHGISITDEFMEAVRDSAQFGLRSPKNNEIIRYVDARALWQKILEIRMQTGEPYLIFADTVNRSMAPHQRELGLKVKQSNLCAEIMLHTGKDHLGHERTAVCCLSSVNAETFLEWRDEPRFIEDIMRFLDNVLEDFIQSAPDAMSAAVYSAQRERSVGLGLMGFHSFLQSQGVAFESAMAKSWNMRLFKHLRREADKASVKLAQERGPCLDAEERGVMERFSHKLAIAPTASISIICGGTSAGIEPIPANIYTHKTLSGSFAVKNPFLQNLLAEKGLDTPETWDSIVEHEGSVQHIDALSEDEKAIFKTAFEIDQRWVVELAADRAPEICQSQSLNIFLPGDVDKWDLHMLHWTAWEQGVKSLYYLRSKSVQRAAFAGSEGKAAAVSMAAAGKTDYEECLACQ, encoded by the coding sequence ATGTCGGCAAATGATGCGGCGGCGAAGGTTCAGGGTGCGGCGTCTGTTAAGGGTACGCTCAAGGTGCGTCCCAAGGAGCGTCCGGAGTTCAAGCTGATCAAGACGGTCGTGACCGATCCGTCCAAGGACGACAAGCTCACCGACTTTGGCAAGAAGACGCTCGACGACCGTTATCTGCTGGCCGGTGAAACCTATCAGGACATGTTCGCCCGCGTCGCCACGGCCTATGCCGACGACGCCGAACACGCCCAGCGCATCTATAACTATATTTCGAACCTGTGGTTCATGCCGGCGACGCCGGTCCTGTCGAACGGCGGGGCCAAGCGCGGCCTGCCCATCTCCTGCTTCCTCAATTCCGTGCCCGATTCGCTCGAAGGTATCGTGAGCGTGTGGAACGAAAACGTGGCGCTGGCCTCCAATGGCGGTGGTATCGGCACCTATTGGGGCGGCGTGCGCTCCATCGGCGAAAAGGTCAAGGGCGCGGGCCAAACCTCAGGCATCATCCCCTTCATCCGCGTGATGGACTCCCTGACGCTGGCCATTTCGCAGGGCTCCCTGCGCCGGGGTTCGGCTGCTGTCTATATCGACATCTTCCATCCGGAAATCGAAGAATTCCTCGAAATCCGCAAGCCGTCGGGCGACTTCAACCGCAAGGCGCTCAACCTGCACCACGGTATCTCGATCACCGATGAGTTCATGGAAGCCGTCCGCGACAGCGCGCAGTTCGGCCTGCGCTCACCCAAGAATAACGAGATCATCCGCTATGTGGACGCGCGCGCCCTGTGGCAGAAGATCCTCGAAATCCGCATGCAGACGGGTGAGCCCTATCTGATCTTCGCCGACACCGTGAACCGCTCTATGGCCCCGCACCAGCGCGAACTGGGCCTGAAGGTCAAGCAATCGAACCTGTGCGCCGAAATCATGCTGCACACGGGTAAGGACCATCTGGGCCATGAGCGCACCGCCGTGTGCTGCCTGTCCTCGGTCAATGCCGAAACCTTCCTCGAATGGCGCGACGAACCGCGCTTCATCGAAGACATCATGCGTTTCCTCGACAACGTGCTGGAAGACTTCATCCAGTCGGCCCCGGACGCCATGTCGGCCGCCGTCTATTCGGCACAGCGCGAACGCTCGGTCGGCCTCGGCCTGATGGGCTTCCACTCCTTCCTGCAATCGCAGGGCGTGGCCTTCGAATCGGCCATGGCCAAGTCGTGGAATATGCGCCTGTTCAAGCACCTGCGCCGCGAAGCCGACAAGGCCTCGGTCAAGCTGGCTCAGGAGCGCGGCCCCTGCCTCGACGCCGAAGAACGCGGCGTGATGGAACGCTTCTCGCACAAGCTGGCTATTGCCCCCACCGCTTCGATCTCGATCATCTGCGGCGGCACCTCGGCGGGCATCGAGCCGATCCCGGCCAATATCTATACCCACAAGACCCTGTCGGGCTCGTTTGCGGTGAAAAACCCCTTCCTGCAAAACCTGCTGGCTGAAAAGGGTCTCGATACGCCGGAAACCTGGGACTCCATCGTCGAGCACGAAGGCTCGGTGCAGCACATCGACGCCCTCAGCGAAGACGAAAAGGCCATCTTCAAGACCGCCTTCGAAATCGACCAGCGCTGGGTGGTGGAACTGGCCGCCGACCGTGCACCGGAAATCTGCCAGTCGCAATCGCTCAACATCTTCCTGCCGGGCGATGTAGATAAGTGGGACCTGCACATGCTGCACTGGACGGCGTGGGAACAGGGCGTCAAGTCGCTCTACTATCTGCGCTCCAAGTCGGTGCAGCGCGCCGCGTTTGCTGGCTCCGAAGGCAAGGCCGCCGCGGTGTCGATGGCCGCTGCGGGCAAAACGGACTACGAGGAATGTTTGGCTTGTCAGTAA
- the panD gene encoding aspartate 1-decarboxylase, producing MRQLLRSKIHNAYVTEANLAYIGSITIDEDLMDAVGLWEGERVLVVSNTSGARLETYVITGERGSGKIAMNGAAAHLINESEQIIIMGFELTDAPIIPRVVLVDRQNRVDRYLSETPSTIL from the coding sequence ATGCGTCAGTTGCTGCGTTCCAAGATCCACAACGCCTACGTCACCGAGGCCAATCTGGCCTATATCGGGTCTATCACCATAGACGAGGACCTGATGGATGCCGTCGGCCTGTGGGAAGGTGAGCGCGTGCTGGTGGTATCGAACACGTCGGGCGCCCGGCTGGAAACCTATGTCATCACCGGTGAGCGCGGTTCAGGCAAGATCGCCATGAACGGTGCCGCCGCCCATCTGATCAACGAATCTGAACAGATCATTATCATGGGTTTTGAGCTGACCGACGCCCCGATTATCCCCAGAGTCGTGCTGGTCGATCGTCAGAATCGGGTTGACCGCTACCTCAGCGAAACCCCCTCGACGATTCTCTAA
- a CDS encoding TetR/AcrR family transcriptional regulator: protein MSDRPKDTPKSRRTRVQILDTAMRLFAELGYDRAGNAAIAEACGLTRGAMLYHFPTREALVEAAAWHIHAAREAAFEAEAGKLKPGQDALDGAIDAYWRLLSSVPFAAFLALERAARQDEDVAKAIRPAQEAFDRGAMGRATPGFITAGVDARFQASRDLARFALDGLHRAALTYDQPERIENLLNVIKRAVHMLNRKGDVTDLWVD, encoded by the coding sequence ATGAGCGATCGACCGAAAGACACGCCCAAGTCCCGCCGCACGCGGGTTCAGATTCTCGACACCGCCATGCGGCTGTTCGCCGAACTGGGCTATGACCGTGCGGGCAATGCCGCTATCGCCGAAGCCTGCGGCCTGACGCGCGGCGCCATGCTCTATCACTTCCCGACCCGCGAAGCGCTGGTCGAAGCCGCCGCCTGGCATATCCACGCCGCGCGCGAAGCCGCCTTTGAGGCCGAAGCGGGCAAGCTGAAACCCGGTCAGGATGCGCTGGACGGGGCCATTGATGCCTACTGGCGTCTGCTCAGTTCGGTGCCGTTTGCCGCCTTTCTGGCGCTGGAGCGTGCCGCGCGTCAGGACGAAGACGTAGCGAAGGCCATCCGCCCGGCGCAGGAAGCCTTTGACCGCGGGGCCATGGGGCGTGCCACGCCGGGCTTTATCACCGCGGGTGTCGATGCCCGTTTTCAGGCCAGTCGTGACCTCGCCCGCTTTGCGCTGGATGGTCTTCACCGGGCCGCCCTGACCTATGATCAGCCCGAACGCATCGAAAACCTGCTCAATGTCATCAAGCGCGCCGTGCATATGCTGAACCGCAAGGGTGATGTGACGGACCTCTGGGTCGATTGA